One genomic region from Hemiscyllium ocellatum isolate sHemOce1 chromosome 13, sHemOce1.pat.X.cur, whole genome shotgun sequence encodes:
- the LOC132821898 gene encoding complement C1q and tumor necrosis factor-related protein 9-like: MLHTFMILLPMLASRLYAQNGTSLADSDSGRFFLPMEQGDFGSRESESPDPTASSETETTFSDLVTMTDSGFQENETNVLISISSPEVTPLPTNENNEAETTAHMDSKINGLSGIKENNILEIPAPGFKENNALNNSNAFGVPGPKNNPAKCCPLGSKGEKSHQGADRDFGSSQNSSSGETEHFERNPEEESNIELPDSSKEIHSQEEISKVFRREIAASTFSEPEGSQASEGSSSTEGIIETDQQEVTKLLSPSDEKNGCAMAQAFSVGLMGQTELSLIGTPVKFQNIFFNEQQLYNTSSGIFIAEVSGTYLFTYNVIVSEWKLTIGFFMNGVNILNTSSVQVNGNIGSASASLILNLSNGDEIWLGLVNSGGGTQVTHSSMSTFSGSLLIL; the protein is encoded by the exons ATGCTTCATACATTTATGATATTACTGCCGATGCTGGCTTCCAGATTATATGCTCAGAATGGAACCAGTCTTGCTGACAGTGACTCTGGTAGATTTTTTTTACCTATGGAACAAGGTGATTTTGGATCTCGTGAAAGTGAGTCTCCAGATCCAACGGCTTCCTCAGAAACTGAGACTACTTTCTCTGATCTAGTTACAATGACTGATTCTGGATTTCAAGAGAATGAAACAAATGTTCTAATTTCCATATCATCTCCAGAAGTTACTCCCCTTCCAACTAATGAAAACAATGAAGCTGAAACAACTGCTCATATGGATTCAAAGATTAATG GTTTGTCTGGCATCAAAGAAAACAACATCCTTGAAATACCTGCACCAGGATTCAAAGAAAATAATGCATTGAATAATTCCAATGCATTCGGGGTTCCGGGTCCGAAGAATAATCCTGCTAAGTGTTGTCCTTTGGGCTCAAAAGGAGAAAAGTCACACCAAGGAGCTGACAGAGATTTTGGAAGCAGCCAAAACTCATCTTCTGGAGAGACAGAACATTTCGAAAGGAACCCTGAAGAAGAAAGCAATATTGAACTTCCTGATTCTTCTAAAGAAATCCATTCTCAGGAAGAAATAAGTAAGGTATTTCGCAGAGAGATTGCAGCTTCTACATTTTCCGAGCCAGAAGGATCACAGGCGTCAGAAGGCAGCTCAAGTACTGAAGGAATAATTGAAACTGATCAACAGGAAGTGACAAAACTTCTGAGTCCCAGTGATGAGAAAAATGGATGTGCTATGGCTCAGGCTTTTTCAGTTGGGTTAATGGGTCAAACTGAACTTTCATTGATTGGAACGCCAGttaaatttcaaaacattttctttaatGAACAGCAGCTGTATAACACTAGTTCAGGAATATTTATTGCTGAGGTTAGTGGCACCTACTTGTTTACATACAATGTAATAGTTTCAGAATGGAAACTGACAATTGGCTTTTTTATGAATGGTGTCAACATTCTTAACACTTCTAGTGTCCAGGTTAATGGAAATATTGGTTCGGCTTCtgcatctctgatcttgaatctTTCAAACGGGGATGAAATCTGGCTTGGACTTGTTAACAGTGGTGGAGGGACACAAGTGACACACAGTAGTATGTCCACCTTTTCAGGATCTCTACTCATCCTCTGA